A stretch of the Pelmatolapia mariae isolate MD_Pm_ZW linkage group LG23, Pm_UMD_F_2, whole genome shotgun sequence genome encodes the following:
- the sgcb gene encoding beta-sarcoglycan, whose protein sequence is MASEQESSNGPVKKSMREKAIERRTINKEHNSNFKAGYVPIEEERLHKTGLRGRKGNMAVCIIILLFLLALINLIITLVIWTVIRIGPNGCDSMEFHESGLLRFKQKADMGIVHPLHKSTVGGRKDQDLVIVGNNNPVVFQQGTTKLSVEKDKTSVVSDVGISFTDPRTQTTFFSTDFENHEFHLPKGVKVLSVKKASTERITSNAASDLNIKGDSAIIRGNEGVNIMGRTIEFKMGGNIELRAENSIVLNGSVMFNATRFPNSAGDLYFNEGQERYKLCMCEDGTLFRVRVKFTNMGCQTLDNPCKKAH, encoded by the exons GAAAGCTCCAATGGGCCAGTGAAGAAGTCCATGCGTGAAAAAGCCATAGAACGCCGCACCATCAACAAGGAGCACAACAGTAATTTCAAAGCAGGCTATGTACCCATAGAGGAAGAGCGTCTTCATAAGACAGGGCTAAGAGGACGCAAAGGAAACATGGCTGTGTgcatcatcatcctcctcttcctcctcgccttaattaatttaatt ATCACATTGGTTATATGGACAGTGATCCGCATCGGTCCGAATGGCTGCGACAGTATGGAGTTCCATGAGAGTGGCCTGCTGCGCTTCAAACAGAAAGCAGACATGGGTATCGTCCACCCGCTGCACAAGAGCACAGTAGGAGGCCGTAAAGACCAGGATCTGGTCATTGTTGGTAACAACAACCCG GTAGTCTTCCAGCAAGGCACTACAAAGCTGAGCGTAGAAAAGGACAAGACCTCAGTCGTCAGTGATGTCGGCATATCCTTCACAGACCCTCGGACCCAGACCACATTCTTCAGCACTGACTTTGAAAACCACGAGTTTCATTTGCCCAAAGGAGTCAAAGTCCTCAGCGTTAAAAAAGCTTCCACAGAAAGG ATCACCAGTAATGCAGCATCTGACCTGAACATTAAAGGAGACTCTGCCATCATTCGTGGTAACGAAGGGGTCAACATCATGGGTCGGACCATCGAGTTCAAAATGGGTGGAAACATTGAGCTCAGGGCT GAGAACAGCATCGTGCTCAATGGATCGGTCATGTTCAATGCCACGCGTTTCCCGAACTCTGCGGGAGATCTGTATTTCAATGAAGGTCAGGAGAGGTACAAGCTCTGCATGTGTGAAGATGGAACTCTGTTCCGTGTGCGGGTGAAATTTACCAACATGGGATGCCAGACTTTAGATAATCCATGTAAGAAGGCTCACTAG